The window CATATGTGACATCACATAGTATAGTCACTGCCAAGAGCCATTGGCAATCAGAGTTAATCAAAGTTAATTCCATCACTAATCTTCATATTCATATCATATTAAATTTCATATACATTAGTATACATTCAGTATAAAATCTCCAGAAATGAACAGTTTCTTGCATATTTTTGAGTATTGTGTTGGGAACCAACACTTAAGCTCTTTCTTCAGCTCTGTGAAGTGCAAATGCTCAAACTACTTTTCACTGTGCTCTTCATCTTTGTCCACATATGTTGTGCTTCGTTTTTCTGGGCTCCTTTATGTactgaaaatatatatatctacTATTCTACTTGATAAATGATGATATTGATAATAATTGTGATGAAAAGCATGCACATGTATCTGCTTAAGTTAAATATGTATATAAGTATAATTTTAAAGAGCTCAGTTTATGTCTCTGTCACCTACAGTAATGCGTTCTACATTTAGGCTAAAGGCCACTTTCCTGTTatggtttcctgtttgttcacaCTTAGTCTAACAAACGGTCACCCTGTTTCAAACGCCATGACTGAGGCGCCTGGTGCATCAGTTAAGttcctgttttcatttaaaggaGGTGCAGCTCCATTTTAGATGGAGAATGTTAGTAGTTTAACAGTTAGTTGTGACCATATTGGGAGATGTTTGAACGATGTTTGATATGATTGGCTCATGTGTATCTAAATACAGTACTACATGCAGATGAAAGCGTCAGAGCTTTCCGATGAGCACTCTGTGTGAACATTGTGACGTGTGAGTGTACCTCTCTGTAGCAACTAGCAGATTAGTTTAGGTTGCTTGCATTTTGGGTTGGATTTGTCAGGATacggcagagatcggacccacatgcacagcgtgtAAACCAATGGTTTAATGCGATAATcaaagtcacagacagtccaggtcatacacgggcaAGCACaggattgaggcacagagggagcaggcttaatcagaTCCGATAACAGGCGATGGTCaaaacaagaaggctcagatttCTGTATCAGAACAGAAGGCGTAATCAAGTCcagaaacaggcagggttcggcaACAGAATAAGCGAGGTTACAATACCATTTGGGATCAGGCAGAAATCGGTCAGGAATACGGAACAGGATCAATGATGAGTTAAACTGAACTGAGTACTGCTGTAACGTGACGGCTTGCATACACAATGATCTGGCAGATTACTgaggtgactggtggtggttaagtacccaggtgagtgatgactaatacgagacaggtgtgtgtaatgagaccggggcgtgaagcgggaactaacaagatgaaaacagaaacccggaagtactacaaaataaaacaggaaactagaaccaaaacatgacagctaagtgaaaacagagagtccttcagaataaaacaagaaacaaaaacccagatcgtgacagcaTTTCGGGTTGCTTGCAGacaccactgcaggctgtgggcaCACGGCTACCTTGAAGAacaaggtatgtacatttaacagtttATGGGCAATTTGTCTTCctcgtgttatggtgcagattatgtgaaaACCTGAttgagaccatcttcaataaagtcctgctgaacccaggtcGTTACATGGAGGACCTTATTAACacccctgtcccaccggccctctgagcagaatttgagcagcctgacagaaaggaggtcaatAATACTATGCCAAGACTTAACCAAccatcactataaaagctaagtggAAAATGTGTTTCCTCCAAACATATTGTaaaagttatatatatatagttttcatttgtgaaggttttgagatacataggaaatactgggcATTTCATTactctactattctattctctatacttTCTAGAGTactgtcaaggaaaacagctgcatcttccatctgtacagctgctgcactgcttccaatCAAAATGTCATCCAAAACATGTtgagcacaacaaagatcctcacatctccccagccaattgtccatgactgtacctgttcctctCCAGAAATTATGCATACTATGAATTCTACTTATTCATTCTGTGTGTCATGTGTTGGTTTAACTTCCGGGTATTATTGTCACATTTCCTTTTTGTTCAGTCCATGCTTGCTGCTaacttcacttccggttcataTCACATCACCTGTCTGCAATCAGTAATCACACCAGTATTGAACCACCAGTACTTACTTCAGACCTCTGAGATTGTCGTCGATTAATTTccgcattccagcattccttgtACCTAGCCTTGTTATCAGTCCTGTTTCGAGTTTGACCTTGTCTCCTGTctagtccttgtctgtactgtcgctgaGTTTGCCTGCTGCTGATCACCGCCTGTTAATCTGATACCGAGTTTGTCTAGACCATGTTTGTACTGTTGCTGAGCCTACACGTTACCGACCATTGCCTGTCAACTAGCTCCAAGCTACCTAACCCTCCGGTAGTGTACCTTGAGCCTTCTGTTGCCGACCCTacctaaatgacacaacatgttttctcacattttgttaaatgtgcaagagtctaaatgtaaatgttaaatgtaaatgttaaatgtaaatgttaaatgtaaatgttaaatattacatctaaatgttaaatgtaaatctaaatgttaaatctaatgTTAAAATTaacatagctccgcccacatctgactctggatcggtgcacgaaaatactggagaaaaacctgaaGTCggagccatcatggccgccagctccgactccctcccgttggcggagattgaacaggctgtaacggcaggtgtgcgggctgaggctccgcttcaaactgccgttctgtcgtaaacaccattaatgaggagttaagtaggtttaaaaagaatatttctgtggtgctggtggagaattagttagctaactatactagctagccaaagttacgtccaggctaaaaacaaaagtttccaggtcagatgtgggtggggtttgcgcgcactgtttgaggtgtttgagttcgcgtctctgatcttagaccagcgctgtttgagagtaggggtggagtctacttgcacattaatgaatattcaggttacactcggcgaacatttaacattcacatttaacatttacatttaacatttacatttaacatttacatttagacttttgcacatttaactaaatgtgagaaaacatgttgtgtcatttaggtaaatgtgagaaaactagttataggtgctccttttacattcggcaccccatagatacctgcaacaacttgagatacacacagacatagtactttcaagtttatgaagaaaaaaaaaataactaaagttctattagttatatattagcactggatatacaccttactaaaagcaattaaaaatatgttaggtcaatatgtatttagaaccaaagctatgtttgtaaaccagagttcctaGTTAGGTTATGCTGTAATTAatttgtaaatagtaaaatgttctaacaTTTATGAAATTCTGACAAACTAATTTATTCAATGTATGTGTAATTATCCATCCACagtttgtctgatatactgtatattaaatgtattctgtaatgaatacacattcaaacatattggctccagtcctgaatcatcaaccatacatgacagtaggtttggcaactggttcaggcatcTTGTGATAAGTTTATCTAAATTTTAATAATAGCATCTCATATCAATTAAAGAATTAAACAcgtgcaatatcttgacagcaacagttgctgtcagaccatgcctctgtaggtaTTCACCGTttccacattggcacttaattacagacaaacacagcaaaatataagctgcagctgaacatcccattatggaaaaaacaatttgacacagcagcagcacgagaaagagtagaaaaaaacaatgtgtaaaaatgagtttatattagtttatcgagctacgctcccaaacaagctgcgTAGGCTATTGGCAACTGTTACTTTTAGCGTTAGCAGCCGCTAATaaagttgcatattatataaatcagtAAATTGAATGCAATGTGTAATTGCCATTGAGACATTCCTTGTGCCAGTCAAACTGTAACAAAttctcccattcgacttcagactCAAAACATATCTACGTCCACTACCGGACAAGGTAGCCATTTTCGCGGTTACAATGGAtccagtgaccgtgacttttgatccctgtGGCGGGTCACGACTATGCGCTTCCTTAAAGAGGTCTGGTGATCATCTTGgcttgcgacacacccctaaaacagagGGTTaaggacgagagcttaaaacacacgttttcagacgggccgtgtggccgatctacagagctttatggcatgaaaagttacagacaccttattgagacatcaaggtccaattctttagcattatttagcatGTAGAAAAGCGTGTACATGGACCTTTAATGTTTTAGTGCTGTATTTGTTGATGTATGTTTAGCAGCAGAggccgtttcaagaaggaggttttgttgaaacccgagagagtttgttaaccccgaaatgaggaaaacacaGAGTCTTCGGTTTCAGAAACGGAGgtaacttaaacccgtaaagcggggtaagttaaacccgtttcaagaagagaagtaatcgaaactcagagtcagttactatggcaacttactctgagAACCTAACCTGGTTGGGAGCAGGTTTTCAGGTAGTCAAGTCAGGTAGTCTTTACCCATGCTATGATCGTgccttacctgtttgaattatgtttttatatttcatttttagctgctgccacgttctttttatgcctgcaagattgcacctacataaaaatttaaattaattttttagAATATTACATGAGTTAACTTTTAAAAaactaattagattaatgtaataattgctctccataaaaaaaaaaccctgctccggagcaggttatgtttcaGGGTCATTTCAGAGGTTTGATGATGAGCCTGTGGATGTGGAGACGCAGCTTATtagagttttttttccccatcgtGAGAGGATTATAAGGCCACGTATGAATGTTTAGTCATATCCGgatgattatttgaaggagCGTTATCGCTTTTCTAAAGAATTGTTAATgtatttaacaaaccttttgaaACCTTGTATTTCAAGGTTTCGTTTTCACTCGAAAAATAAtatggaatattatttacattgcttaaCAAAATTACACTTCAAATTGTAACATTATTGTTCAAATAAAGTCCTAACCTCAAGGTGTTACAAACTCCCCCCTTCGGTTCCGAACCAGCGGGGCTTGACGGACCCCCCtctgacaggagaggagataCAGTGGCGTGGAGGACGGACAGCACCCGTTTCGAGCGGGGAGTCTACAGCTCTCACGGAGCCGAGAGGAAATAACACGCTCTCACTAAGCGGAGGAGACAGGGCACTTACTGTAGGCCTTTGTGCACACGGCACTTCGCTGCGACTCCGTCGCGCTATTAGAAGACGCTAGGTTTACTCTTAACCGGTACGCTCACCGGTCACATCCactgaccaggtcgcagggaaacaAGGAacagggaagaccccaaatgcacgacccaacacaagAATATAAAGTTTAACATAAAACAGTTTATTAAACGCAAACATACACTCACTGTAGGGTAGGActcagttcaaacacaaaaatgCGTGAACTAAAAGCAGGAAACCTAAACACTACTACAGTACTTTAACAAACTCAAATACGCTCTGTTCCTAacgggcaaaatcctaaacTCAGAGACGCAAGACAATCACAAACCTTGACCTCTAGAAGACAGAAAGGATAGGACATCAAAAGAAACCAAAAAACTCCACTTTATCCAAACACTCCTCTCTTTAACTAAGGTAACATTGGTGTAGCTTCCCATGCTACAACCGTGTACACACTAACAAATGGTCAACCAAAAGGCATGCCTTAAATACTataaacaggtgggtcaactaattacagaTAGGAAATTAACTTGGGTGAAGACCCAGACCACAGACACAGGAGCACCCCTAGCGGCGCAACGGCTGAATGTCACAAAAGGCAATGCTCCAGTATTTCAATTTCAAGTGTAGCCTTTAAAATAGCCTCTTTCCCTCTATTTTGAGCTGTATGAGGTCCATCTTTTTGTCCAGCTTCTTTGCTGGCTACTAGGAAGGCATTAAAAAGGGAAAGTTTTCTTgttataaaattatatattaaatattatgcaATGCAAATATAACTGCAGACAGATTCTTACACTGCTTAGATTTAGTGATGAGGTAGATGGACCCTCATCTGCATGGAAATCCCCAGGAATGTTCTGTAAAAGGACAATGACAATTTGTTACTCCCTAATGTTAAAAGGGGTCATGTGTTACTGTAGAGTATATGGTATGTATCAGACCTGGATTTAGCAGCACTGTCCAattctgtcacaacagaagtggtcttttcattttcatcctaCAGTGGAAATATGCAAGTAGACTTTATCTGGCAAGGAAAcaacataaaatgtaaatgcaaaaaaTCACAATGTCCCACACTGTGTGCTTcctggagggtccaataatatAATCCGTCCATCGGTGACAATGCAACCTataagatcaatgtgaaataaagtcagagtactacaacattgtagaagcctatgcagcatatgcagttaaataaaataagcctGCATACTACTGTTTCATACATTCAAAAGTTTTTGTCACAGAGATAGTAAGTGATTTAAAGTCATTAAACAATCAGATAAATTAATACTACTGTGGTAAAATTACATTTCACTAAGTTACTCATGTCGTGGAAGGTAGTGTGGGATGAAGTGCCCCCAGGAATGCCATCGACCATCGGTcgcccaggacagagccagctCCTCAGATGGGGTGAAGGGAGGTGGCGGTGCCCCCCACCTGTCTGAtgagcctctgccttctttctatgAGCTGCATTAGAGAAAGAAtatgttaaacatgtttaacacatagatcctgtaaatgtgtaatcaaatcttaatTTTGTGGGaggtttttgtgtttaattttgacttgggacagagttcgTCTTGCtccagaaggttctgggttaatcaagcAAGATTtaagggtttagcagaaggttaatcaaccctgcttgctggaacacacccctgggGTCTTCCacgtaaatgtttgttttatgtattaATATACACAAAATTAATATTGATGATAATAAAACACCTTCGTCTTCTATCCAGTATCCAGTTCATTGCAAGTGAAATTCTtgagaaatgatttgttcttaTAAATATCTAGATATTCTCGTCTACATTTTCAGTTTTAGAGACGCCTTGGCTGACGTATGATTTGGAGGCGGAGTCCTTCTTAAGAGGACGACTTCATCTCCTTCTCTATGAGTCATTTCTTTCTAAAACCAAAATGGTGAGTAGTGGTGTGGTCTTTGTTACTCTAAAGTTTGGTTTACTGGGATTTAATTCTACACTACCAATTTTACTATATTATGGTCAGTAATAACTGTCATGTTTCTTCTATGTTTGATTAAATTAGGCTGATGCAAATGGGTGAGTATTAATGAGTGTAAATGAGCTTCTCCCTGtttgctgtttctctgttcTCTAGTAACTATTGATGTGTGTTGCTTTAGAAAACAGGAATGGCGGAGACTGACGAATTTCAGAACAAATGCTTTTAAACTTATAAAAGAAATACTTGAGCTGACTACACTTCCAGAGTCTCAGGAGTTAGTGAATGAACTTCAGGAGTTGGTGAAAGAGGTATGTCTGCTCTTACTGTTTTTCTCTAGATGTTAATTTCTTAGACATGAAGCATGACGTGATTTGCACACATTAGTTTTCAGTCATCTCAAATACAATAAACAGGTTGTTGGTgtcttttattgtgttttgatgttaCAGGCTCTTCACAGCATCTTCTTTATGGCAAAGATTGAGGATTTTACCCTGAATGAAATCTTTGCTGAAAAAGAGGTCTTGTTGAAAGAGTTAGAGCAGACATATGAAGAACCTTTTCAGCTCTATTCTACTCATGTACCACAGCGACATCCAATGTCATGTGTATTAGATATGGTAAGGTTGTAGATTTGTTAATTGCTCTTAACTCACCACTTTCTAAAAAAAGGGCATAGTTTGCATAGTATAAAAAGCTACATTTTTTTCCCACCTAACATCAACTTAATAATAGTGTGATTTTCTACAGATCGTCAGAGTGAGTGGAGAAAGGAATGAAAACCTCATTAAACAAAGACTACAACAGATCAACAGTCAACTTACAAGAGACCGTAATGAGAAGTTTCTGATCTCCACCACCATGTGTGTTTCTTATAAAACCGGACCAGATTCAGTGAGGTACTACGGTGTGTCCATGTCTACATGTCGTGGTCGTTTACGAGACATCATGATAGCTGCCTCCTGTTGTGTCTACTGGGACAGTCATGTAGCTGATGCAGTGATGACCTACTATCCAAACAATAAGAAAAGGGATGACTTTGATGGAACCATCATACTTCCAAAGAAAGTTCGATGTCAGGCATTTTCAATCACTGACACACGAGGAGGAAAGCCTCCCTGTAAGCAATGCAAAAATTTGTTTGGCTTGAGCACAACTGAATTTGCCTATGGCAACTGTGCTGAAGTTGAGAGTGTGAGCAacttgtttaaaaatgaaagagaaattaAAGATCAGTCAATACTAAGATCTATAAATTACCCAAATAACATCAAGGAAATGGTTAGGGAGCGTACTTTAGAGAAACTCGAACAATTACTTCCTCGCAGATTTATTTGGAACAACATGTTTTACCCAAACATAGAGTATAGGGTTACCCATACAGTAACCCCTAACATTTAAAAGGGCTACAGAATGTAATTAATCCCAATGCTTTATTTTGTGACTTTTTTGATGGCTTGATAACTGTAAGATAAATTTTGTGGCAAACATGTCTGTTCAGAGTAACATTAGACGTACAGTgtgaatattttttaacaaatgatgagacaatttaaaaaaaaagtgtcacttttcccacagtttgtttttctgagAATCTTTGCGAGACAAATCTAATAATGTAGAGTTTATATGAAACCTGTAGATAAAGAAAGTCATTTAATATTTGAGTTGGAGTATTTCCTAGTATTGTAATGTAAACTGTTTTGAATGtagctttgttttaaatataaagaaTTGTTTATcactaatatactgtacaaaacaGCAGTTTATGATGCTGAAGAATAATTGTGTACAGACACTTAGAACTAAAGTTCTATGaaggttcttttttttcttctcttaaTTAAATAACAGTTGTGCTGTGTAGTACATGAGCgattaaaaatgtgcatttgtcCACATTGTGTTTTTTGGAGGTTTATAGGAGGGAGACTGTAAGTTTTGGAAAAATTGCTTAAAATTTTGAGCACCTGTGTGTTgtagtgtttgtatgttttagaGCTTGTGTGTATTGTCCAAGGGCAAAGTTTGCTTTTGGAGCCAAAGTGAATGTTTAGGGTTCGTTTTGGTGTTTGGAGAATTTGGTGAGATGCTGTGGATTTGTGTTCACTGTTGTATTCTCACAACAGTGTAGGTGACAAGGTGTCGTTCCAAGAAACGTGTTTAAGCAACTGTACTGTATTATTAGTCCTAGAATAATGACTCAAAGCTGACAATCTAAGCACAAAGTTCAAAGCTCTAACAGGCTTCAAATGTGGTTTTGCCTTCGATATTACGTGAAACTGATTAAACACATAATTTCAgttgtgcattaaaaataaccTAGCCATAACCTAACCTAACCTTGAAATTAGGGAGCTTTCGCATTTAAGACGTTTCGTGCTGTGGTAAAACGGTATGAGTCGATGCTTGACGTAAGAGACTGCcagtctgcgtctgtgtgacGTGTTCGACAAGTCAAGAACAAACGCAGCGGCCCAGAACACGAAGCTGAGGAAGACGCTGGAAACCTGTGTTTCTCTCTTCTCTGAGGTAACTACTGTACGTCTATTTTATCAATAGCAGCCGATTTTAGTCGTATTTTCGATGCATTTCAGTTCAAAATAGGCGTAATACTAAACACACCACGGTGCCATTGATTTACCGCGGTGAAGTtggtttgacgttggacatcaacagacctccagacaagcggtccgtgttcgaacaagcgatccgcgtttcgcgttcgctacgcggacacagaacgagaccgctcggcacatgaAAACGATGGATTACGGACAGTCAATAAATTATtgggattttcaagaaattaataattcaatagcgtccaaacaATGTGACCTACtcgttcaaaacctgctccaaaatgtgtgtctacatgtccttcacaagACACAACCATTTATGAGGATATAAatatgttgcatatttttcagTAATATTTTAGTAGTAATTTTAGTCATCTTGcatagtataaatattactgtaatattttaataccaTCCAAacctattggttcaaaacctgctccaaagtCTGTCTCATCTCACCATCACAGTCTGGGCTTGCCTTATGTGGGATCTGTTTGGTTTAATTgtgtcttaaaccttactttgtaaagtgccttgagataactttgttgtgatttggccctatataaataaaataaaattgaaaaaaaatgaaaaaaatgacctactggtccaaaatctgctccaaaatgtgtgtctaaaTTTCTTGATTAGGGCACAGCCAATTTTAAATAACatttcaataatattttagtgttaATATTACTTAAATATTCCAATACCGTCCAAACCatgtgacctactggttcaaatcCTGCTCCAAATCTCATCTCACCATCACAGTCTGGACTCTCTGACTTTGCTGCTTATACAGTGGTAGCAATTAAAAGTGTCGGCCTCCACCGTGGTTTGCTTATGTGTCCACCGCGTCATTTGACCCACTAAATAACATCGTCgtattatttagtgcatggattgTCAAGACTACGAACCGGTGATCGCCTGTGGCGgacgattatagtatttagtatagttatgtacgtaCACTGTCAGTTTTGGCAAATTAAGAAGCTGCATGCTTAGAACGGAGCGCGCTCCCGcatgcagcgttcgatttgtggcagacaagctgctacaatttaaaaaagtgaacaaggatgatctagaccaggggcccgtttcaagaaggaggtttaacaaactctgagttaaaacgaaactctgagttgatttactctgagtttgcaaacctggagttttcggttccagaacagctgaaaagagttggtttaagcaactctgagttgactgactcagagttaagcgcgtgcaccgcgacgatacaaagccctgatcaatagagtgaagatattacgagtcaccatggcaacaggacaacaaaagacgtccggaaatggatatgatacgccaagcatataacgactacgagcctataatccgtggaaaaagcaacacggctgcagcggcgaaagagaaagaattagcttggaagaaaatagctcttcgagtcaatgcgtaagtttacattttaatcatacagtgttcagcgtaactaaatactaaataattttaatattgttgttatatttcactcgtaaagtaaggaatttttcactcatctaaggcgttacttcagtaattgcataaaataccgacgtttgtatgaattaaaagtgcagtgttatgtctatgcatttttaaaattcctgttgtggttgatgtgggatttgtaaagtaatgataattcaataatccaatatgttttatggagagcaattcttacattaatctaattaggtttttaaaagttaatcaaaattaattaatttcagtttttatgtaggcgcaatcctgcagacatagaagaacgtggctaaaaatgaaatgtaaaaacataattcaaacaggtataaggcaccatcatgtcatgtgtatagactacctgactttacaatatttgacatattaaataactaaatagcatgcagagtatagcagtgcagcagcattgtcaacatggctgtaatgttttcacacagttaaacatttgacctctactcagccaacagaaagaaggcagaggctagaacaactggtggaggagctgcacctccacctctgacgcatgcagaggagaaggccccttagcatgaacactggaaagcaaaGGCTGTAGGAATTCATCAGAACctgtcactccccaggatacaagtgcatgtgtaaaatgtaagaggcctacctatatatttgattttttacataggctacttttgatatatccatttcttagagtctgggttgggttctttgttggtcttaacagattctgatggtaatatgtgaatcttcctgtcacaacagaagcccaggatgttgtaagtatactactaaagaAAGCAgttttataaagtgtaatattaatacagtttatacacatcacatgatttctgatgtttgtgttgcgtagcttaaaggatgtaacttgatctccaagtatagtgacattattatctcccctctgccccagagtgtgaaagaacagcaggaggaggtcagtcacattctgctgcacagatgcacacagtcagtgatgttcagtaaatgccagagttcaattctgtaagagtaataagGAActattcccaaacacaagctggagatgagtgtatagttaaaggtgaattgtatgaattattggaagaatcataaaatctaacaattgcctttgtatttgtaggaaatgaaaaaaaaaacaaataaattatggtttgcatctattcagtttcttttattggtggtggtgatggttgattaagacattaaagcaaatcacatctgactgtccatccactctgcagattaccatgatggaatgagtctcctcagggtcttgtatttgtagggcagggtgttgctcctctctaataattgcaataatgttgagaacaacacatgccacaataatgtcacaggcctctcatgttttaccctgaggtgacgtagacactgaagaagtgctttcaacaggcctatggtcattttcacccgggctcttgttctgcagggccacattaaagtgctgctgggggcctgcttcaggttctgggtgaggggtcagtagtgtgggctggcattaacccctatctc is drawn from Betta splendens chromosome 11, fBetSpl5.4, whole genome shotgun sequence and contains these coding sequences:
- the LOC129604825 gene encoding uncharacterized protein LOC129604825, coding for MLQALHSIFFMAKIEDFTLNEIFAEKEVLLKELEQTYEEPFQLYSTHVPQRHPMSCVLDMIVRVSGERNENLIKQRLQQINSQLTRDRNEKFLISTTMCVSYKTGPDSVRYYGVSMSTCRGRLRDIMIAASCCVYWDSHVADAVMTYYPNNKKRDDFDGTIILPKKVRCQAFSITDTRGGKPPCKQCKNLFGLSTTEFAYGNCAEVESVSNLFKNEREIKDQSILRSINYPNNIKEMVRERTLEKLEQLLPRRFIWNNMFYPNIEYRVTHTVTPNI